A region of Anolis carolinensis isolate JA03-04 unplaced genomic scaffold, rAnoCar3.1.pri scaffold_7, whole genome shotgun sequence DNA encodes the following proteins:
- the lyrm9 gene encoding LYR motif-containing protein 9: MAPLPGAELVRTPLQLYRYLLRCCQKLPGKPIQEHYKHMIRQSFNVHEDEDDPERIQQIIRRAVEDADWIMEKYKKQK; the protein is encoded by the exons ATGGCTCCCCTCCCCGGGGCGGAATTGGTGAGGACCCCACTACAGTTATATCGCTATTTGCTCCGTTGCTGCCAAAAACTTCCAGGAAAACCCATCCAGGAGCATTACAAGCATATGATACGTCAG AGTTTCAACGTCCACGAGGACGAAGATGATCCCGAGAGGATCCAGCAGATCATCCGACGGGCTGTGGAAGACGCCGATTGGATCATGGAAAAA TATAAGAAGCAGAAGTGA